A stretch of Camelina sativa cultivar DH55 chromosome 18, Cs, whole genome shotgun sequence DNA encodes these proteins:
- the LOC104760568 gene encoding chlorophyllase-2, chloroplastic-like produces MSSSSSRNGFEDGKYKTDLLTLDSSSRCCKTTPSPPKQLLVATPVEEGEYPVVMLLHGYLLYNSFYSQLMSHVSSHGFILIAPQLYSITGPDITDEIKSTAEIIHWLSVGSLNHFLPAQVIPNLSKFALSGHSRGGKTAFAVALKKFGYSSDLKISTLIGIDPVDGTWKGQQTPPPVLAYEPNSLDLDKMPVLVIGSGLVETARNSLFPPCAHPGVNHEEFFRECQSPAWHFVAGDYGHLDMLDDDTKGIRGRILYCLCKNGEKRRPMRRFVGGILVSFLKAYLEGDDFELVKIKDGCHKGLPIKIQEIEVTM; encoded by the exons atgtcctcttcttcatcaagaaaCGGCTTTGAAGATGGCAAATACAAAACAGATCTCTTAACCTTGGACTCATCATCTCGCTGCTGCAAAACGACGCCATCTCCGCCAAAACAGCTGTTGGTGGCGACGCCCGTGGAGGAAGGAGAATACCCGGTGGTGATGCTCCTCCATGGTTACCTTCTCTACAACTCCTTTTATTCTCAGCTTATGTCGCACGTCTCTTCTCATGGCTTCATCCTCATTGCTCCTCAG TTATATAGTATCACCGGACCGGACATAACGGATGAGATTAAATCAACGGCGGAGATTATTCATTGGTTATCCGTCGGATCACTTAACCACTTTCTTCCAGCGCAAGTAATACCGAACCTATCAAAGTTCGCACTCTCAGGCCATAGCCGCGGAGGCAAAACGGCGTTTGCGGTCGCTCTAAAGAAATTTGGGTACTCCTCGGATCTAAAGATCTCAACATTGATCGGTATAGATCCAGTTGATGGAACATGGAAAGGACAACAAACCCCTCCTCCAGTTTTGGCTTATGAACCAAACTCATTAGACCTAGACAAAATGCCGGTACTTGTCATAGGTTCGGGGCTTGTTGAAACCGCTCGGAACTCACTGTTTCCGCCATGTGCGCATCCCGGAGTGAACCACGAAGAGTTCTTCCGGGAATGTCAAAGTCCAGCGTGGCATTTCGTCGCCGGGGATTACGGGCATTTGGACATGCTTGATGATGATACAAAAGGGATCAGGGGGAGGATTCTTTACTGTTTGTGTAAGAATGGTGAAAAAAGAAGGCCAATGAGGAGATTTGTTGGTGGAATTCTTGTGTCGTTTTTGAAGGCTTATTTGGAAGGAGATGACTTTGAATTGGTTAAGATCAAAGATGGGTGTCACAAGGGTCTTCCTATTAAAATTCAAGAGATTGAGGTTACCATGTAA
- the LOC104760571 gene encoding 1,2-dihydroxy-3-keto-5-methylthiopentene dioxygenase 4 codes for MALEAWFMDDSSEDQRLPHHRNPKEFVSLDYLSELGVLYWKLNPENYENDSELGKIREERGYDYMDLLDLCPEKVSNYEEKLRNFFTEHIHKDEEIRYCLAGSGYFDVRDKDDRWIRIWMQPGDLIVLPAGIYHRFTLDTSNYIKLMRLFVGEPVWTAYNRPQEEHPVRKQYTKGLTHKFGEAIKAH; via the exons ATGGCTCTTGAG GCATGGTTTATGGATGATAGCAGTGAAGATCAGAGACTTCCTCATCATCGTAACCCCAAAGAGTTTGTCTCCTTGGATTACTTGtcag AGTTGGGAGTGTTGTACTGGAAGTTGAACCCTGAGAACTAcgagaatgattctgagcttgGCAAGATTAGAGAAGAGAGGGGTTACGATTACATG gATTTACTGGATTTGTGTCCCGAGAAAGTCAGCAACTACGAAGAGAAGCTGAGGAACTTTTTCACAGAACACATTCACAAGGACGAAGAGATTCGGTACTGCCTAGCTGGAAGTGGCTACTTTGATGTTAGGGACAAGGATGACCGTTGGATCCGAATCTGGATGCAACCGGGAGATCTTATTGTCCTTCCAGCCGGAATCTACCACAGGTTCACACTCGACACCAGCAACTACATCAAG CTAATGAGGCTGTTCGTGGGAGAACCGGTTTGGACAGCATACAACCGGCCACAGGAAGAACATCCAGTTAGGAAACAGTATACAAAGGGCTTAACCCACAAGTTTGGAGAAGCCATTAAAGCACATTAA
- the LOC104760570 gene encoding chlorophyllase-2, chloroplastic-like: MSSSSSRNAFEDGKYKTDLLTLDSSSRCCKTMPSSRASPSPPKQLLVATPVEEGEYPVMMLLHGYLLYNSFYSQLMLHVSSHGFILIAPQLYSVAGPDTMDEIKSTSEIIDWLSIGLNHFLPAQVIPNLSKFALSGHSRGGKTAFAVALKKFGYSSDLKISTLIGIDPVDGTGKGQQTPPPVLAYEPNSFDLDKMPVLVIGSGLGETARNLLFPPCAPPGMNHREFFRECQSPAWHFVAKDYGHLDMLDDDTKGIRGKSSYCLCKNGEERRPMRRFVGGVVVSFLKAYLEGDDFELVKIRDGCHEGVPVEIQEFEVTI; encoded by the exons atgtcctcttcttcatcaagaaaCGCCTTTGAAGATGGCAAATACAAAACAGATCTCTTAACCTTGGACTCATCATCTCGCTGCTGCAAAACGATGCCGTCTTCTCGAGCTTCGCCGTCTCCGCCAAAGCAGCTGTTGGTGGCGACGCCGGTGGAGGAAGGAGAATATCCGGTTATGATGCTCCTCCATGGTTACCTTCTCTACAACTCCTTTTATTCTCAGCTTATGTTGCATGTCTCTTCTCATGGCTTCATCCTCATCGCTCCTCAG TTATATAGTGTAGCCGGACCGGACACAATGGACGAGATTAAATCAACGTCGGAGATTATTGATTGGTTATCAATAGGACTTAACCACTTTCTTCCAGCACAAGTAATACCAAACCTATCCAAGTTCGCACTCTCAGGCCATAGCCGCGGAGGCAAAACGGCGTTTGCGGTCGCTCTAAAGAAATTTGGGTACTCCTCGGATCTAAAGATCTCAACATTGATCGGTATAGATCCAGTTGATGGAACAGGGAAAGGACAACAAACCCCTCCTCCAGTTTTAGCTTATGAACCAAACTCATTTGACCTAGACAAAATGCCGGTACTTGTCATAGGTTCGGGGCTTGGTGAAACCGCTCGGAACCTGTTGTTCCCGCCTTGTGCGCCTCCCGGAATGAACCACCGAGAGTTCTTCCGGGAATGTCAAAGTCCAGCATGGCATTTCGTCGCAAAGGATTACGGGCATTTGGACATGCTTGATGATGATACAAAAGGGATTAGAGGGAAGAGTTCTTACTGTTTGTGTAAGAATGGTGAAGAGAGAAGACCAATGAGGAGATTCGTTGGTGGAGTTGTTGTGTCGTTTTTGAAGGCTTATTTGGAAGGAGATGACTTTGAATTGGTTAAGATCAGAGATGGGTGTCACGAGGGTGTTCCAGTTGAAATTCAAGAGTTTGAGGTTACCATATAA
- the LOC104760567 gene encoding uncharacterized protein LOC104760567 isoform X1 encodes MNKQRRRNVQGHGVGRQIPGCLGRVVNLFDFGTVGNGKKLLTEKPHFVNGSIRRNQLDQIKDKVDVRNGGVSGTPMKMLLEQEMSKEVDIKLSSTNLVAKLMGLDSFPQTQPAPRSNSSKPRLKRSLSHGEYKDVYEIWQKPSNGVEGLSKKHMDIVREKFLEAKRLVTDDKLRHSKEFQEAMEVLSSNKELFLEFLQESNNLFSHHLHNFESIAPPTPEKSKRITILKPSKIIVDEKLGNEAAIESARDGMKSDLFKWPAEEEYPTRQSTRIVVLKPNGHVTKASSCPTSPRGFEERESRDVARRVKRQILKDETLHSSAFSNGYIGDDSSLNDYADSEIMSPVSRHSWDYINKYDSPYSSSPFSRASDSPESSSVCREAKKRLSERWALMAASNENMQESKVMEKKVSNSTLGDMLAIPDLRDDLRIEEETSEGNEQESLRVYDASCLAGNLSKEEGNLKPLRTLSRSKSLPESSTSLGHKSLDTNKEKSKAPEELTKSKSLKWSLKGKVSNFLFSRNKKSSKERSFEESQVVNSEILDSRCNDECDASVSARSMNSREGDFSVAKATTFGNSSEWRNEPSPVSVLETSFDEDDGIFFNSSVLDRSSSSLGREMSSNLLGKSPPIGSIGRTFSFDDSTVARCFSSKRSTTSTRDEEEDLRLLINTLLSEADLDAVSDNLLSKWHSAESPLDPSLRTSYAELTEQQRLGSNVKNLVFDLVNTLLLELTPSYLVPRSPLILSGKPLRVYVINRMQECLTGNGRVEDRWWDEDGDLSSLAVNKVVRVEVAEIGSPECLRLEMDSMGEELELKLLEELVEEALMDLSEQPK; translated from the exons ATGAATAAGCAACGAAGAAGAAACGTTCAAGGTCATGGCGTTGGAAGACAGATTCCAGGTTGTTTGGGTCGGGTGGTTAATCTGTTCGATTTTGGAACAGTTGGTAATGGAAAGAAGTTGCTTACTGAGAAACCACATTTTGTTAATG GGTCTATCAGGAGGAATCAGTTagatcaaataaaagataaagtt GATGTGAGGAACGGTGGAGTCAGTGGAACACCGATGAAGATGCTTCTAGAACAGGAAATGTCGAAAGAAGTGGATATTAAACTCAGTTCGACAAATTTGGTTGCTAAGTTGATGGGTCTTGATTCATTTCCTCAGACACAACCTGCTCCAAGGAGTAATAGTTCAAAGCCTCGTCTAAAGAGGTCGTTAAGTCACGGGGAATATAAAGATGTCTATGAGATTTGGCAGAAACCTAGTAATGGTGTGGAGGGTTTAAGCAAGAAGCATATGGACATTGTCCGTGAGAAGTTCTTGGAGGCGAAACGTTTGGTTACAGATGATAAACTTCGACATTCCAAGGAGTTTCAAGAAGCTATGGAAGTTTTGAGTTCGAACAAGGAGTTGTTCCTCGAGTTTTTGCAAGAATCAAATAACTTATTCTCCCATCATCTCCACAATTTCGAGTCCATTGCGCCACCAACCCCAGAGAAGTCAAAGAGGATCACTATTTTGAAACCTTCAAAGATCATTGTTGATGAAAAGTTAGGAAATGAAGCAGCCATTGAATCTGCGAGAGACGGAATGAAGAGTGATTTATTCAAATGGCCGGCTGAAGAAGAATATCCGACAAGGCAGTCAACTCGAATAGTTGTTCTCAAACCTAATGGTCATGTCACAAAGGCTTCATCATGTCCAACATCTCCAAGAGGTTTTGAGGAGAGAGAGTCAAGAGATGTGGCTAGGAGAGTGAAGAGACAGATTCTAAAGGATGAAACTTTACATTCTTCTGCCTTCTCTAATGGTTATATAGGCGATGATAGTTCTCTTAACGACTATGCAGATTCTGAAATCATGTCACCGGTCTCTAGACATTCATGGGATTATATCAACAAGTATGATAGCCCTTATTCTTCCTCTCCCTTTAGCAGAGCCTCTGATTCCCCTGAGTCATCATCCGTCTGCAGAGAAGCCAAGAAACGCCTTTCTGAAAGATGGGCATTGATGGCAGCATCTAATGAGAATATGCAGGAGTCCAAAGTTATGGAAAAGAAAGTCTCTAATAGTACGTTAGGTGATATGCTTGCAATTCCAGATTTGAGAGATGATCTtagaatagaagaagaaacaagtgaAGGTAATGAACAGGAAAGTCTTAGAGTGTATGATGCATCTTGCTTAGCTGGTAATCTCagtaaagaagaaggaaacttaAAGCCTCTTAGAACCCTTTCGCGGTCGAAATCTCTCCCTGAATCATCAACAAGTCTTGGACATAAGTCTCTTGATACCAACAAGGAGAAATCCAAAGCTCCAGAGGAGCTGACAAAGTCAAAGAGTTTGAAATGGTCTCTGAAAGGTAAAGTCTCAAACTTTCTTTTCTCAAGGAACAAGAAGTCCAGTAAGGAGAGATCTTTTGAGGAATCCCAAGTGGTGAATTCCGAAATCTTAGATTCTCGGTGTAACGATGAATGTGATGCATCAGTGTCTGCCAGAAGCATGAATTCTCGTGAG GGAGACTTCTCAGTTGCAAAGGCAACCACTTTTGGAAACTCTAGTGAGTGGCGTAATGAACCGAGTCCAGTTTCAGTCTTGGAAACTTCtttcgatgaagatgatggaatCTTTTTTAATTCATCTGTATTAGatagatcatcttcttctcttg GACGGGAGATGAGTTCCAACTTATTAGGAAAATCGCCTCCGATAGGTTCCATTGGTCGAACCTTTTCATTCGATGATTCAACAGTAGCTCGGTGTTTCTCATCTAAACGCTCTACTACTTCGACaagagacgaggaagaagacTTGCGTCTCCTCATCAACACACTATTATCAGAAGCTGATCTTGATGCAGTTTCAGACAATCTTTTGTCTAAATGGCATTCTGCAGAGAGTCCACTAGACCCATCTCTGAGAACCAGCTACGCAGAGTTAACAGAACAGCAAAGACTCGGATCAAACGTGAAGAATCTAGTGTTCGACCTTGTCAACACACTGCTTTTGGAGCTAACACCGAGCTATCTCGTACCTCGTAGTCCCTTAATTCTCTCGGGTAAGCCATTGCGGGTTTATGTGATAAACCGAATGCAAGAATGTTTAACGGGTAACGGAAGAGTGGAAGATCGTTGGTGGGATGAAGACGGAGACTTGAGCAGTTTGGCTGTGAATAAAGTTGTGAGGGTTGAAGTAGCCGAGATTGGTTCGCCGGAGTGTTTGAGATTGGAAATGGATTCAATGGGAGAGGAACTAGAGTTGAAGTTACTGGAGGAGTTAGTGGAAGAGGCTTTGATGGATTTGTCTGAACAACCCAAATAA
- the LOC104760567 gene encoding uncharacterized protein LOC104760567 isoform X2 has product MKMLLEQEMSKEVDIKLSSTNLVAKLMGLDSFPQTQPAPRSNSSKPRLKRSLSHGEYKDVYEIWQKPSNGVEGLSKKHMDIVREKFLEAKRLVTDDKLRHSKEFQEAMEVLSSNKELFLEFLQESNNLFSHHLHNFESIAPPTPEKSKRITILKPSKIIVDEKLGNEAAIESARDGMKSDLFKWPAEEEYPTRQSTRIVVLKPNGHVTKASSCPTSPRGFEERESRDVARRVKRQILKDETLHSSAFSNGYIGDDSSLNDYADSEIMSPVSRHSWDYINKYDSPYSSSPFSRASDSPESSSVCREAKKRLSERWALMAASNENMQESKVMEKKVSNSTLGDMLAIPDLRDDLRIEEETSEGNEQESLRVYDASCLAGNLSKEEGNLKPLRTLSRSKSLPESSTSLGHKSLDTNKEKSKAPEELTKSKSLKWSLKGKVSNFLFSRNKKSSKERSFEESQVVNSEILDSRCNDECDASVSARSMNSREGDFSVAKATTFGNSSEWRNEPSPVSVLETSFDEDDGIFFNSSVLDRSSSSLGREMSSNLLGKSPPIGSIGRTFSFDDSTVARCFSSKRSTTSTRDEEEDLRLLINTLLSEADLDAVSDNLLSKWHSAESPLDPSLRTSYAELTEQQRLGSNVKNLVFDLVNTLLLELTPSYLVPRSPLILSGKPLRVYVINRMQECLTGNGRVEDRWWDEDGDLSSLAVNKVVRVEVAEIGSPECLRLEMDSMGEELELKLLEELVEEALMDLSEQPK; this is encoded by the exons ATGAAGATGCTTCTAGAACAGGAAATGTCGAAAGAAGTGGATATTAAACTCAGTTCGACAAATTTGGTTGCTAAGTTGATGGGTCTTGATTCATTTCCTCAGACACAACCTGCTCCAAGGAGTAATAGTTCAAAGCCTCGTCTAAAGAGGTCGTTAAGTCACGGGGAATATAAAGATGTCTATGAGATTTGGCAGAAACCTAGTAATGGTGTGGAGGGTTTAAGCAAGAAGCATATGGACATTGTCCGTGAGAAGTTCTTGGAGGCGAAACGTTTGGTTACAGATGATAAACTTCGACATTCCAAGGAGTTTCAAGAAGCTATGGAAGTTTTGAGTTCGAACAAGGAGTTGTTCCTCGAGTTTTTGCAAGAATCAAATAACTTATTCTCCCATCATCTCCACAATTTCGAGTCCATTGCGCCACCAACCCCAGAGAAGTCAAAGAGGATCACTATTTTGAAACCTTCAAAGATCATTGTTGATGAAAAGTTAGGAAATGAAGCAGCCATTGAATCTGCGAGAGACGGAATGAAGAGTGATTTATTCAAATGGCCGGCTGAAGAAGAATATCCGACAAGGCAGTCAACTCGAATAGTTGTTCTCAAACCTAATGGTCATGTCACAAAGGCTTCATCATGTCCAACATCTCCAAGAGGTTTTGAGGAGAGAGAGTCAAGAGATGTGGCTAGGAGAGTGAAGAGACAGATTCTAAAGGATGAAACTTTACATTCTTCTGCCTTCTCTAATGGTTATATAGGCGATGATAGTTCTCTTAACGACTATGCAGATTCTGAAATCATGTCACCGGTCTCTAGACATTCATGGGATTATATCAACAAGTATGATAGCCCTTATTCTTCCTCTCCCTTTAGCAGAGCCTCTGATTCCCCTGAGTCATCATCCGTCTGCAGAGAAGCCAAGAAACGCCTTTCTGAAAGATGGGCATTGATGGCAGCATCTAATGAGAATATGCAGGAGTCCAAAGTTATGGAAAAGAAAGTCTCTAATAGTACGTTAGGTGATATGCTTGCAATTCCAGATTTGAGAGATGATCTtagaatagaagaagaaacaagtgaAGGTAATGAACAGGAAAGTCTTAGAGTGTATGATGCATCTTGCTTAGCTGGTAATCTCagtaaagaagaaggaaacttaAAGCCTCTTAGAACCCTTTCGCGGTCGAAATCTCTCCCTGAATCATCAACAAGTCTTGGACATAAGTCTCTTGATACCAACAAGGAGAAATCCAAAGCTCCAGAGGAGCTGACAAAGTCAAAGAGTTTGAAATGGTCTCTGAAAGGTAAAGTCTCAAACTTTCTTTTCTCAAGGAACAAGAAGTCCAGTAAGGAGAGATCTTTTGAGGAATCCCAAGTGGTGAATTCCGAAATCTTAGATTCTCGGTGTAACGATGAATGTGATGCATCAGTGTCTGCCAGAAGCATGAATTCTCGTGAG GGAGACTTCTCAGTTGCAAAGGCAACCACTTTTGGAAACTCTAGTGAGTGGCGTAATGAACCGAGTCCAGTTTCAGTCTTGGAAACTTCtttcgatgaagatgatggaatCTTTTTTAATTCATCTGTATTAGatagatcatcttcttctcttg GACGGGAGATGAGTTCCAACTTATTAGGAAAATCGCCTCCGATAGGTTCCATTGGTCGAACCTTTTCATTCGATGATTCAACAGTAGCTCGGTGTTTCTCATCTAAACGCTCTACTACTTCGACaagagacgaggaagaagacTTGCGTCTCCTCATCAACACACTATTATCAGAAGCTGATCTTGATGCAGTTTCAGACAATCTTTTGTCTAAATGGCATTCTGCAGAGAGTCCACTAGACCCATCTCTGAGAACCAGCTACGCAGAGTTAACAGAACAGCAAAGACTCGGATCAAACGTGAAGAATCTAGTGTTCGACCTTGTCAACACACTGCTTTTGGAGCTAACACCGAGCTATCTCGTACCTCGTAGTCCCTTAATTCTCTCGGGTAAGCCATTGCGGGTTTATGTGATAAACCGAATGCAAGAATGTTTAACGGGTAACGGAAGAGTGGAAGATCGTTGGTGGGATGAAGACGGAGACTTGAGCAGTTTGGCTGTGAATAAAGTTGTGAGGGTTGAAGTAGCCGAGATTGGTTCGCCGGAGTGTTTGAGATTGGAAATGGATTCAATGGGAGAGGAACTAGAGTTGAAGTTACTGGAGGAGTTAGTGGAAGAGGCTTTGATGGATTTGTCTGAACAACCCAAATAA
- the LOC104760569 gene encoding VAN3-binding protein-like, producing the protein MDKSGKTFGEQYWWRSNPAFKPPETPLDSMEFLSRSWSPSATEVSRAVVASPPLSSQPPQMRFSEIQSGSSDVTLVPEDEENGVVAGNTFSFASSETSLMVMERIMAQSPEITSPRTSGRLSHSSFTDSPPISPSDIDDFKQFYRISPSFNGHIRGPSAIPGTAGGSKTVGRWLKDRREKKREETRAQNAQLHAAVSVAGVAAAVAAIAAATASQSSAGTDEKVAKNDSAVASAATLVAAQCVEAAEIMGADREHLASVVSSAVNVRSAGDIMTLTAAAATALRGAATLKARALKEVWNIAAVIPVDKGIPKGSGGGYRGGELAPEDNFLGVCSKELLAKGCELLKRTRKGDLHWKVVSIYINRTKQVVLKTKSKHVAGTITKKKKNVVVELVKGLPAWPGRELLEGGENLRYFGLKTFEKRVIEFECKSQREYDLWTQGVSMLLSIVSDRKHKC; encoded by the exons atggaTAAAAGTGGTAAAACGTTTGGAGAACAATATTGGTGGAGGTCAAATCCAGCGTTCAAACCGCCCGAAACGCCGTTAGATTCTATGGAGTTTCTCTCACGTTCTTGGAGCCCTTCCGCGACTGAAGTTTCTAGAGCGGTCGTCGCTTCTCCTCCTCTGAGCTCTCAACCGCCGCAAATGCGTTTCTCTGAGATCCAGAGCGGTTCTTCTGACGTCACTTTGGTCCCGGAGGATGAAGAGAACGGTGTCGTTGCCGGAAACActttctcttttgcttcttccgAGACTTCTTTGATGGTCATGGAACGTATCATGGCTCAGTCt CCGGAGATTACATCACCACGGACCTCAGGGAGACTATCACATAGCTCTTTCACCGACAGCCCTCCGATCTCTCCCTCGGACATCGACGACTTTAAG CAATTCTACCGTATAAGCCCATCCTTTAATGGGCACATACGTGGTCCATCCGCCATCCCCGGCACCGCAGGAGGGTCTAAAACTGTTGGTCGTTGGCTAAAGGACCggcgagagaagaagagagaggagacgcGTGCACAGAACGCACAGCTCCATGCAGCTGTCTCCGTAGCTGGTGTTGCTGCCGCGGTTGCTGCTATAGCTGCAGCCACGGCCTCTCAGTCAAGTGCCGGAACGGACGAGAAAGTGGCCAAGAATGACTCGGCGGTAGCTTCTGCCGCCACTTTGGTGGCGGCGCAGTGTGTGGAGGCTGCAGAGATTATGGGAGCTGATCGTGAGCACTTGGCCTCCGTTGTCAGTTCTGCTGTCAACGTTCGCTCTGCCGGGGATATCATGACTTTGACCGCCGCCGCTGCCACAG CTTTAAGAGGAGCTGCGACATTGAAGGCGAGGGCTTTGAAGGAGGTATGGAACATCGCGGCTGTGATTCCAGTGGATAAGGGTATACCAAAAGGAAGTGGTGGTGGTTACAGAGGAGGCGAGTTAGCTCCCGAGGATAATTTCCTCGGGGTTTGTAGTAAAGAATTGCTAGCTAAAGGTTGCGAATTGCTTAAACGCACCCGCAAAG GTGATCTTCATTGGAAAGTTGTTTCGATCTACATAAATAGAACAAAGCAG GTAGTGTTGAAGACTAAGAGCAAACATGTTGCTGGGACcattacaaagaagaaaaaga atgtggtGGTGGAATTGGTCAAGGGATTACCGGCATGGCCTGGTCGGGAATTGCTCGAGGGTGGAGAGAATCTGAGGTATTTCGGGCTTAAGACGTTTGAGAAAAGAGTGATTGAATTCGAGTGCAAAAGCCAAAGGGAATATGATCTTTGGACACAAGGTGTTTCCATGCTTCTTTCTATTGTTTCTGATAGGAAACATAAATGTTGA